One window of Acipenser ruthenus chromosome 52, fAciRut3.2 maternal haplotype, whole genome shotgun sequence genomic DNA carries:
- the LOC131722989 gene encoding tripartite motif-containing protein 16-like protein, with the protein MASNLWSEEHLNCPVCLELLKDPVAIPCGHSYCMGCIKNCWDQTDHTGVYGCPQCRETFTPRPVLRRNTVLAEVVEKLKKTGLNPPPAQSYAGPGDVPCDFCTGRKFKAVKSCLTCLASYCETHVKPHSEVTPLKRHKLINAIGDLEQKLCAEHQKVLEVFCRTDQTCICWLCTDEDHKSHDTVSAEKERSVKQKQLGETQTEIQQRIQERLKETEELKQAVESLKRSACIEIKESEKIFTELIRSIEKIHTEVIELIGANEKAAVNQAEGLMKKLEQEIAELRRRNAELKQLSETEDHIHFLQNFQSLCAPPEAGDLPSVTVNTDISFEAVRKAVSELKDHIEDFCKGELVKITTTVNEVAVYSLQAPEPRNRAEFLKYSCQLTLDPNTANRHLCLSEGNRKVTQWGQNQRYPHHPERFDCWAQLLCREGLSGTRCYWEIECSRGGAFIGVTYKGISRKGGDRSCCLGYNDKSWSLECSDSSYTAWHNDNKTAITAPRSPRIGVYLDFNASTLSFYGVSDTMTLLHRFQTTFTEPLYPGFRLYYYDSPVTICQLN; encoded by the exons atggcttcaaacttgtggtcagaggaGCACTTGAACTGTCCAGTAtgtctggagctattgaaggacccagtcgctatcccatgtggacacagttactgtatgggatgtattaagaactgctgggatcagactgatcatacaggtgtctacggctgcccccagtgcagagagacctttaccccaaggcctgttctgcgcagaaacaccgtgctggctgaagttgtggagaaattaaagaagacaggactcaatcctcctcctgctcaaagttatgctggacctggagatgtgccgtgtgatttctgcactgggagaaagttcaaagctgtgaaatcctgtttgacgtgcctggcctcttactgtgaaacacacgtcaagccacacagtgaggttactccattaaagaggcacaagctgatcaatgcaattggagatctggagcagaagctttgtgctgaacaccagaaggttttggaggtcttctgtagaaccgatcagacgtgtatttgctggTTGTGTACAGACGAGGatcacaagagccatgatacagtctcagctgagaaagaaaggagtgtgaaacag aagcagctgggagagacacagacagaaatacaacagagaatccaggagagactgaaagaaactgaggagctgaaacaggctgtggagtcactgaaa agatctgcatgcatagaaataaaggaaagtgagaagatctttactgagctgatccgatccattgagaagatccacactgaggttattgagctgattggagctaacgagaaggctgcagtgaatcaggctgaaggactcatgaagaaactggagcaggagattgctgagctaaggaggagaaacgctgagctgaaacagctttcagagacagaggatcacatccattttctacag aatttccagtctctctgtgcccctcctgaagctggagacttacccagcgttactgtcaatacagataTCTCTTTtgaggctgtgaggaaagctgtatctgaacttaaagaccatattgaggacttctgcaagggggaattagtcaaaataaccacaacag tgaatgaagttgcagtttacagtctgcaggctccagagccaaggaacagagctgagtttttaaaat attcctgtcagctcacactggaccccaacacagcgaatagacacctctgtctgtctgaagggaacagaaaggtgacacagTGGGGACAGAACCAGAGATATCCtcatcacccagagagatttgattgCTGGGCCCAattgctttgcagagagggtttgtctgggactcgctgttactgggagattgagtgcagtAGGGGAGGGGCttttataggagtcacatataaaggaatcagcaggaaaggaggggatcgTTCCTGTTGCCTTGGatacaatgacaagtcctggagtttggaaTGCTCTGACTCCAGTTACACTGCCTGGCACAATGACAataaaactgcaataactgccccccgctcccccagaataggagtgtatctggactttaatgccagcacgctgtccttttatggcgtctctgacacaatgaccctcctgcacagattccaaaccacattcactgagccgctctatcctgggtttaggctttattattatgattcccctgtaacaatctgccagctgaactag
- the LOC117965740 gene encoding tripartite motif-containing protein 16-like, whose product MASNLWSEDQFSCSVCLELLKDPVAIPCGHSYCMGCIKNCWDQTDHTGVYSCPQCREAFTPRPVLRRNTMLAEVVEKLKKTGLNPPPAQSYAGPGDVPCDFCTGRKFKAVKSCLTCLASYCETHVKPHSEVTPLKRHKLINAIGNLEQKLCAEHQKVFEVFCRTDQTCICVLCTDKEHKSHDTVSAEAERSVKQKQLGETQTEIQQRIQERLKEIEELKQAVKTLKRSACIEIKESEKIFTELIRSIEKIHTEVTELIGANEKAAVNQAEGRMKKLEQEITELRRRNTELKHLSETEDHIHFLQNFQSLCAPPEAGDLPSVTVNTDISFEAVRKAVSELKDHIEDFCKGELVKITTTVNEVAVYSLQASEPRNRAEFLKSIPPSPPVLPRNRAEFLKYSCQLTLDPNTAHRNLCLSEGNRKVTLRRGTQRYPDDHSERFDYDPQVLCREGLSGTRCYWEIECSGGWASIGVTYKGISRKGEDLSCVLGFNDKSWSLFCSDSSYTAQHNNNETAITAPRSPRIGVYLDFNAGTLSFYGVSDTMTLLHRFQTTFTEPLYPGFWLWGSGSSVTICQLN is encoded by the exons atggcttcaaacttgtggtcagaggatcagtttagctgttcagtgtgtctggagctattgaaggacccagtcgctattccatgtggacacagttactgtatggggtgtattaagaactgctgggatcagactgatcatacaggtgtctacagctgcccccagtgcagagaggcCTTTACCCCGAGGCctgttctgcgcagaaacaccatgctggctgaagttgtggagaaattaaagaagacaggactcaatcctcctcctgctcaaagttatgctggacctggagatgtgccgtgtgatttctgcactgggagaaagttcaaagctgtgaaatcctgtttgacgtgcctggcctcttactgtgaaacacacgtcaagccacacagtgaggttactccattaaagaggcacaagctgatcaatgcaattggaaatctggagcagaagctttgtgctgaacaccagaaggtttttgaggtcttctgtagaaccgatcagacgtgtatttgtgtgttgtgtacagacaaggaacacaagagccatgatacagtctcagctgaggcagaaaggagtgtgaaacag aagcagctgggagagacacagacagaaatacaacagagaatccaggagagactgaaagaaattgaggaACTAAAACAGGCTGTGAagacactgaaa agatctgcatgcatcgaaataaaggaaagtgagaagatctttactgagctgatccgatccattgagaagatccacactgaggttactgagctgattggagctaacgagaaggctgcagtgaatcaggctgaaggacgcatgaagaaactggagcaggagattactgagctaaggaggagaaacactgagctgaaacacctttcagagacagaggatcacatccattttctacag aatttccagtctctctgtgcccctcctgaagctggagacttacccagcgttactgtcaatacagacatctcttttgaggctgtgaggaaagctgtatctgaacttaaagaccatattgaggacttctgcaagggggaattagtcaaaataaccacaacag tgaatgaagttgcagtttacagtctgcaggcttcagagccaaggaacagagctgagtttttaaaat ctatccctcccagtcctcctgtgctg ccaaggaacagagctgagtttttaaaat attcctgtcagctcacactggaccccaacacagcgcatagaaacctctgtctgtctgaagggaacagaaaggtgacactgAGGAGAGGGACCCAGAGATATCCTGATGATCACTCAGAGAGATTTGATTACGatccccaagtgctttgcagagagggtttgtctgggactcgctgttactgggagattgagtgcagtgggggatgggcttctataggagtcacatataaaggaatcagcaggaaaggagaggATCTTTCCTGTGtccttggattcaatgacaagtcctggagtttgttctgctctgattccagttacactgcccagcacaataacaatgaaactgcaataactgccccccgctcccccagaataggagtgtatctggactttaatgccggcacgctgtccttttatggcgtctctgacacaatgaccctcctgcacagattccaaaccacattcactgagccgctctatcctgggttttggcTTTGGGGTTCTGGCtcctctgtaacaatctgccagctgaactag